Below is a window of Planktothrix tepida PCC 9214 DNA.
TGAGAACCTTCTGGAATCCTTAGCTAAAATTGAGGCTGACCTACTCAATAACAGTTCTTTTGCGATTAACTTATCGCGACACAGTATCAATAAAGTTGATTTTGTTAGTAGGATTCATCAACAATTAAAACAATTAGATATTTCTCCTGAAGTGATTTGTTTTGAAATCAATGAAACAGTTGCTTTATCTAATTTAGAAATTGCTTCTGATTTAATTACCTATCTTCAAAGTTTAGGATATTACTTTACTTTGGATGATTTTGGTCGAGGATTATCTTCCTTATCTTATCTCAAACATCTGCCTGTAGATTATATCAAAATTCCGGGGATTTTTATTCGGAATATGCTGAATGATTTAACAGATAGAAGCATTGTTGAAATGATCCATTATTTAGCCCAAAAAATGGGATTAAAAACCATTGCTGAAGATGTAGAAACTGAAGCGATTTTTCAAAGCGTTAAAGCTCTGGGTATTAACTACGCTCAAGGTTACTATCTCAGCCGTCCCCAACCCTTTGAGAAGGTTTTACGTTCCGAGTAAAGAATAGAAAATCATTCTGATGTGTCTTAGAGTTCTAGCTTCTTGAAACTCCTCGTAATGTTAACCCATAATCTTTGATTCTCCATTTTACCCTTCACTCAGAATTGAGATTAATCTTGATATAGCTGATAAAGTTTAGTAACTTCCTGTTTAAATCGTTGTCGTACCGCATCCGGTGCCACAATTTCACAATCTGGGCCATAGCGAAACACCTCCCGAATTAACCAAAACGGATTCACAACCCGTCGCACCACCTGACGCACCTCACCCAAAACCTTGTTTTCCAGATCGTCCGGTTTCGGTTCATAGGCATTGACTAACCATTTTTTAAAGTGTAAGTACACTTTTATAGAATCCAGCGATTCGCGCCATTCTCCCTCAATCGGTAAAATTCCGTTAATTCGGTCTAACCTCAAACATCGATTGTGATGGAGTTCTGGCCCGTCTTCGCTATCTTCGGTTTCATCACACCATATTTGTAAGTAATAGCGTTTCTCATAAAAGCAGATTTCAGCATAACGGGCGGTGTACTCCATTTGCTGTTTTTGAGAGTTGGTATAAACAACGTGAAACGGCTGTTTTCGGGCAATTTGCTGATCGACTAAAATCCGCCATGCTTGAGTGGGTTGACTGACTTTTTGGAGGAGAGACTGACGCAAAGGAGCTTGTAAGTTGCCTCGGTTGACCAATAGGGATAATAAAATCTGAGCTTCCTCTACAGAACCCGAATCCACTAACACTTCCGTTGCTTTTTTTAATGCCTTGACCTGATTGGCATCGAGGGTAAAGGGTTGTCCGACTTCGAGTTGGGAAAGGGCGATCGCACCAATTAACCCCGATGCACTGGGTTTATCACCCCATTTGATATCCAGGCGTTGGGCGATGTCTTCGAGCTTTTCTTTGGTTCCAGGGGGGACAGACAGGGTTAGGGTTTCTTTTTTTCTGGGCATTTTCAAAAATAATTACAAAATGTACTTGCAATTTATAGATGAGTGTGTGATAGTAGTAGATGTCAATACATTCTAGTCTCAAACAGGAAAGTTTAATTGTGGATACCTACTCTATCACACTCAAGCCTGTTTATTCCTGTCCCGCGTCAGAACCGTTGCAGGGGGTGACGTTACCGCCCGGTTGGACATTAGCTTGGCATCAAGCCGAAACCTTTAAAGCGTTGAGTGATCCGAATATTGATGTGGTTTTCAATACAGCCATGACGGGGGATGGTAAAACATTGGCGGCTTGTTTAGATGTACTTCTTGGTAACGGTTCAGCAATGGTGCAGTATCCAACAAATGAATTGGCTCGTGATCAAGAAATACAAATTCAAGGCTATGTTGAAAAATTCAACCCCTTTCCTCTACCTCGCATTGGTCGTTTAAGTGGTGCAGAGTTAGAACTTTATGCTGAGAATGAAGGTGTGAGAAAAAGTGCTGTCCTCGAAACACATACCAGTCAACGAGAAATTTTACTGAGCAATCCAGATATTCTTCACTACTTACATCGGGGTGCTTATTTAATGCCCAAAGATAGCCCTGATAAGCTGTGGGGAAGAATTGATGAAGACTTTGATCTATTCATCTTTGATGAATTTCATGTTTTTAATGCTCCTCAAATTGCCAGTGTGATCAATACCTTGTTATTAATTCGTTACACGAAGCGACAGAAAAAGTTTT
It encodes the following:
- a CDS encoding helix-turn-helix transcriptional regulator, with protein sequence MPRKKETLTLSVPPGTKEKLEDIAQRLDIKWGDKPSASGLIGAIALSQLEVGQPFTLDANQVKALKKATEVLVDSGSVEEAQILLSLLVNRGNLQAPLRQSLLQKVSQPTQAWRILVDQQIARKQPFHVVYTNSQKQQMEYTARYAEICFYEKRYYLQIWCDETEDSEDGPELHHNRCLRLDRINGILPIEGEWRESLDSIKVYLHFKKWLVNAYEPKPDDLENKVLGEVRQVVRRVVNPFWLIREVFRYGPDCEIVAPDAVRQRFKQEVTKLYQLYQD
- a CDS encoding EAL domain-containing protein gives rise to the protein MFSSDWKAHRNPSPTPDNPKLVRLTSDVEWIQLIENAISDNRCALYLQDVISLAEPDSRRYYEVSVRLFDPNGRVIPPSVFLPVAERYYLLPDLDRWLVENLLESLAKIEADLLNNSSFAINLSRHSINKVDFVSRIHQQLKQLDISPEVICFEINETVALSNLEIASDLITYLQSLGYYFTLDDFGRGLSSLSYLKHLPVDYIKIPGIFIRNMLNDLTDRSIVEMIHYLAQKMGLKTIAEDVETEAIFQSVKALGINYAQGYYLSRPQPFEKVLRSE